ATTTGCTACTACCCGACAAAAGCACGCCCCAGTCGCTGCTCCAGCAGTTTTCGACCGTCATTCCTGACAAACTGGACAGCTACAGTGATTACGACCGTGAGCAATGGCTACTCGCTCGCGCTCAAGCGGCCCAACGGGCATGGTTGCTTGATGAAGCGGGATTTCTCTTCAGCGATATGAAGAAAGAGTATATGGCCGAGCTGCTCTCGCTCTTACTCAAGCTGTTTGATAATCCCGAATACTTGGCCCACGAAACCATCACCCATGGCCGAACAACCATCCGTGATGCCAGTCTTTCATTCCTTGGCGCAACCACACCGAAAAACATCGAGGAGCATCTGCGCAGCGAAAAGCTGTGGGATGAAGGCTTATGGAGTCGCTTCGCGATTCTGATTCCTGAGCACGACCCGATTTATGCCGAGTTTCCTGATGAACTCACCATGCCCCCGGCGCTGCTCGATGGCCTGAAACACCTCGATTTGCTGTTTCCGAAGCCCGACGCTGAACTGGTTGATGACGTACCCGAGGAAAATATCAAGCGCTTTGTGCGGATCTATAACGAGCATCCCCCCAGCGCTATCCGCCTCGCGCCCGGGGTCATGAGTCTCTGGAAACGCTATGACAAGGCCGTCCGGTTTGACCTGCCCAATAACGGCTTACCCGACACGCTGTATGCCAGCTATGCCCGTTTCCCGGGGCATGTGTTGCGGGTGGCCATGATTCTGGCCGCCATGGATTGCCCTGAGTTACCCGTGATGATGCAGCTCGATCACCTCAAACGCGCAATCACGATCGTCGAGCGCTGGCGCAGCGACTTGCATCGGATTTGGAGCGATGGGATTCGGAGTGAAGAAACCAAGCTGGGAGATAAATTGGTCGGCATGCTCAAAGCCTCGCTCTCGGGCTTGACTGTGCGCGATATCTGCCGCCAAACCAACCAATCCAAAAAAGAGATCACCGAAGTCCTTGAAGTCTTACGCCTCGCAGGCCAAATTGACGTGCTGGAGACCAAAGCCGCCAACGGTCGGGTGATGCAACTGTGGAGATATAGCGCATGAGAAGTGTCATAAGTGTCATGAAGTGTCATAAACGGTTTATGACGCTAAAAACCCACTTGGGGAGCCGCTTCCTTGAGAAGTGTCATAGTGTCATAAGGGGACATGTCCAATTTAATAAGGAACATGTACGCGAGACCGATGAGACCACACAAAATCAAAAAATAGCATGACACTTCTGACACTATGACACTTCTCCGTTCTATCCCATTGGAAAGCCCTAAATCGTTGATTTTGGCTGCATGACACTTCTCTGACACTTCATGACACTTCTCGTGGGAGGGTTCAATGATTGAACATCTTTCGGGCGATGATTTTCTTTCTTTGGTTGGCCAGCGCACCGCCCTGCGCAAAGTGGCCGCAACCAATGGCGGTGAATGGGCGGGAGCATGCCCTTTGTGTGGAGGGAAGGATCGCTTTCGGGTGCAACCGCATGGGGATCGTGGTGGCCGCTGGTGGTGTCGCAGTTGTCGCGATGGCCAGCCGTGGGCTTCGGATATTGATTTTGTCTTTCTACGCGATCACGGCTTTATCCCCAGTACCGATCATCCAGAGTGGCCTGCGTTGATCAAAGAGGCTTTTGCCACACTGGGGTTGACGATCGAGCAATCACGACCATCGACGAAGGTCGTCCCTGACCCTGAGCCACCGAATGATTGTGAGCCACCCGCTGCGCTTTGGCAACAAGCCGCCCTGAGTTTTCTTGGCTACGCGGTTGATATGTTGTGGAAGGATGGGGATAGCCAGCCCTCGCCACGCACCTACTTACACCAGCGTGGCCTGACCGATCATACGCTCCGCGCTGCCGCGATTGGCTACAACCCCAAACCGCTCTACCGTCCGCTGCACAAGTGGGGACTGACAGACCCGAAGAAAGATGGCGTGTGGTTGCCTGCGGGCTATGTGATCCCATGGTTTTGTGATGGGCAGCTCTGGAAGCTCTCGATTCGCCAAACGACCCCGCGCGACGAGGGCATGAAATACGTGACGATTGCTGGCAGCAGCAATGTGCCCTATGGCATTGATACCTTCCGCGCAGGCCGCCCGGGTATTCTGGTGGAAGGGCCGATTGATGCGTTGGTGGCCCAACAAGCACTTGGCCAATTCGAACGCCATGGGCAACCACTCAGCGGGGTTGCGGCGATTGGCACAACCCAAGGGCGCGGCTTTCGTTGGCTCGTCCAATACAGCCTCTGTCAGCCGCTCTTCATTGCCACCGATGCCGATCAGGCAGGCGATAAGGCCGCTGCCTATTGGCTCGATATCTTCAAAGGCAAAGAGGTTGCCCGCATGCGGCCCGACCCGCACGATTTTGGCACGATGGCGGTGCAGTGTGGCATGGATTTACGGTCGTGGATTGCCACCCATCTTGATCGCTGGTGGACGGGCGACCTCGCCCCTAGCCCGATTCAATCAGTTGCCTAAGACCTGAATGTTTTCTCCTGATATTTAGCGGCGATGGGTGGGTGTATCCCATCCATCGCCGAGGAGCCTGTTATGACCACTCTCGTCCATGGGGCCAATATTGGCCATGGCTATGTCAAATATACGATCAATGCTGGTGATCACGAAGAAACAATTATTTTCCCAGCGCTGGTGGCTCCCGCCAGTAGCACCGATGGCAATCTGCACGATGTGCCCACCGTGGACGTTCACGGCACACTCTGGTGGACAGGTGATGATGCCCTGTTGCACCCCGCGCCCTTATCACTCCGCTCGCAACAACGGCTCTACGATCGCCACATTATCCCTGCGCTGGTCAAAGGAGCGTTACAGCGCCTCAAGCAGCCCTGTGGTGGCGCATGTGTGACTGGACTCCCTGCGGCCTGGTCCGGCGAACGGGATTTAGCGGTGGCCTTGGGGTCGCGGCTGCGAGATGCGGTTGCAACCCAGTACTATCACGGCACAACCCTGAAAACGGGCATCCGCGTGATTAGTGAACCGCTTGGCGCGTTGTATGGCGTGTTGCTCGACCCCAGTGGGGCGATTACCACTAGTGGCTATGAGATGAGTCGGGTTGGGGTGATTGACTTGGGCCACAACACCGTGGATGCCTGCATTGTCCAAGCGATGAATGTGGTGCCCGAAAGTGCGATTAGCTTCGAGTTGGGTAGCGCCAGTCCGCTCCAGCAGCTCCAGACCAAGATTAGCGGGCGCTACAACCTTGATCTGACTTTACACGAAGTTGATCACGCGGTGCGGGCAGGCTATGTACGGGTCGCGGGTGAGGAATGCGATCTGCCAACCGGATGGGATCGCCCATGGCTGGCCAATGGCCAACAGGTCGCGGATGCGCTTGTGCGAGCGTGGGGCAGCGGCGCGAAACTGGCGGCGATTATTGTGGCGGGTGGTGGTGCAGAAATGCCCATGCTGGTTCAAGCGATTCACCAGCGTTTCCGCCAAACGATCGTTGCACCCAACCCACAAACGGCGATCGCCCGTGGCTATGCCCGCCGTGCGCGGCGCTACGAGGAGTTTGGCCAATGAGTTTTGATGAACGCCTGACGACGCGCAGCTCCGGCGTGCTGAGCGCGATGATTGCCAGTCTCGGCAATGAATCCGCCGTACTTCGCGCCCTTGTGATTATTGGCTTGCACACCTGTGGCAAAAACATCCAGCTATTCACTGCCGATGCCTTGGCCAGCGTCGCCCGCCTTGATGATCACGCCGTGCGGGACACTTTGCTGGCGGTGCTGATGAAACCTGTTGAACAAGCGTTGCACCCACGTTCCCCCAGCGTTGAACCCGTGTTACACGCCAGTACACCATCTGTTGAACACACGTTGCACACCAGTACACCACCTGTTGAACAAATCCCAGTTCCGCCGCCCACGACGCTCGATCTTCCGCCTGATCCCGAGTACCAAGATGTGTAAATGAAAGGGAACTGCTATGACTTCACCTTCAGCCGTGCTGGCTCGGATTGAAACAATCACGCGTGTTTTGCAGGACGTGGTTCAAGGATTACAGGGAAAGCCCTTCCACTGGGGCGGAGGGCAACGCGAACACTGGATGCCCTTACTGGCAACCATGGGCTTCCATTTGATCACGAAAACCCAAATCGCCAAACAAGGCTATCGCTTAAAACGGGGGGCGCAGCCTGTGGGCACAGTCTACTACGACGCACCCTTGCAACGCTATGCCGATGTCTATCTCCGTGAATGCCAGTGTGTCGCGCTTACTGATTCCGCATCGGCAGATGATTCGGCGCTTGACCAACAAAAAACCGCCGATGAATAAGCATCGGCGGCGTGCATCACCGGAGAACACCAAAGTGATGCAGCGCTAGTATACCAAAGGAGAACACCATGACAACATCGGATGTGTTATTTGATCTGCACCGCCTTGATCCTAGCCGCAAACTCATCAAAGGCCTCGCCTGCACGCTCGGCTGGGGCAATAGCATTGTTACCACCGTCTCGACCCTGAGCGATTTTCAGCATTGGCTGTGGGGAATTCGTGATTATCGCGGCATCCTCGCGGGGCTGGGGGTCGCGCTGTTTCTCTTCCTTGGCCAACTCTATACCTTGCGCCGGACTGCGTGGGGCTATGGCTGTTTTCTGGCTCCCGATGCCATGATTACGGCCTATAAATGGTGTGAATGGTTGTTTTACCCCATCGCCTACAAACTGGCTTCCGGCCTGCCAGCGCTGGCCCTCGCGTGGGGTGCAGGCTTGGCGCTCGGGGTTGTCTCAGCGCGGTGGCCCGAATATCTGGCCTTTGGCCGCACTGTACAGGAGCATCCGCATGGATATTAATTCGCCGTGGCTCTATCCGTTGATTTTTCTGTTTGCCTGTAGTTTTGTTGGCACGTTTCTGTGGTGGCATGCACGCACCCCTACCAGCGAACGCCGCCATGCCGCTGCGCCTACCGCACCCGTGCGTGCGACAAATCCGGCACGGCCAGTCGTGGTGGAGCGTCCGCGTGGTGAAACCTCACCGGAACCCACGACCACCAGTTTATCAACCTATTCATGGCCCATGCTGCTCGACACCTTGGCCAAGCGCCCGCATATTGGGATTGCTGGCCCCTCGCGCCAAGGCAAGTCGGTACTGAGTATGGCCCTGACCTATCTTCGCGCCGTCGATGGTCACCAGCTGGTGATTCTCAACTCACATGCGCGACCGAATGATTACGGCGGCTTGCCACAAATCTATGACTATCCGGCGATCAACCGCGTGATGAAAGCGTTGCTGGCTGAGCTAGGGCGACGCAAGGCCGCTGCGGCCACAGGCGTGAATCATTTTGATCCGATTACGGTGGTGTTGGAAGAAGCGCCTGATGTCATGAGCAAGGTGCATGGCGAAGATGGCTCAGCCGCCAAACCTAAAGTGCCTGTTGCGCAGCGCTTTGTGGGCGAAATGCTCCGCCAAGCCGCCAAGTATCGCATGCATCTGATCCTTGTGACCCAAACCACCTTAGTCAAACCACTGGGCATTGAAGGCGATAGCGAAGCACTCGATAACTTGCTCTGGATTGCGATTGGCGATCGGGCCTTGGAGAAAATGAAGTCGCCCCTCGTTGCCCCATGGCCTGCGGCGATTGAGTGGAATTGTCAATGGTTTTGGTGCAATCGCGAACCGGCGTGGATGTTATCGACCCGCCCGATTGACCCAGCACGCCTGTGGCGAGTTCCCGATTCCATGGGAGATCCCGCAGGTGATTCCCCGCTTGGAACCATGGGAACTAGCGATGAGAGCCTGATTGATGAGGCCACGTTGACCGATGTCATCCTGATTACCAAGCTCATCCTTGCTGGCAAAAGTGGCAACGAAATTATTGACAGCTTGGGTGGCAAACGCACGCGCCGTCTCAGCCAAATTCGCCATGTCAAGCAGGTGCTTGATCTTGGCGCTTAATACCGAAAGGAATCATTCTTATGACCACGACACCGATGACCATTACCTTGACCGAAACCCTTGATCTGCCGAAACACGGCCAGCATACCGTGCAAATCACCGTGACCCCACCGAGCACCGAGCCGCACGATCTCGCTCCCTTGCTGCAACAGGCGACCATGACCCTCTTTCAGCAACTGGATGCTGCCCTGATTCGTGTTCAGCAGCCACCGCGCTATCTGTGTGGTGCACTGTGTAGCGTGCTCGTCTGCCCATTTCTTGGGTTGTATCTGCGTGTTCCCCAAAGCACGCCGCTCGAAACCCTGCTGGCGGAAACGGTGATCGATGCCAAGGGCGATGCTCACCAGCTCTGGACGGTCGCACTGATGGCCGTTCCGCCAGCGCTTGTCTTGCCGCATATCCCTGTGCTTATTCATGCTTTTTCGATCCAAGGGGCGAAGTCATGGCGGGAATATCGCGGCGAAGGTGATACCCTGCTTGCAGAACGCTTGCATGAGTGGCAACACGCTATTCCTGAACCAGTACGAACCGATGAACACTGGCTTAGTGGACTTTAATTGAGTATTCGAGGCCGTGGCTGCTACATTAAGCAAGCCACGGCCATTTGGTGATCAGGATGCTTGCGGCATTCTTGCCCATTCATATCGTGTTCAAACCGTGTTCATATCGCGTTCAGATGGTCTACAAATCGCCAAG
This genomic interval from Herpetosiphon gulosus contains the following:
- a CDS encoding DUF3987 domain-containing protein → MTTPLYAQVRTAIQQLLAGQTLDLTRDWGEWLSMIQSLVYAFEQGGSAAVQTALETAMRVDSRVAALVVDPAPPTALRTMPPLPSELSKAIRQHGACGHWLDTYIGYASYASPVTPAIFHEAAGLFLAATAIARRLYLQIGETYYYPNVYALFVAPPGRYAKSTAMKVVERVLRRAGLGHLLLPDKSTPQSLLQQFSTVIPDKLDSYSDYDREQWLLARAQAAQRAWLLDEAGFLFSDMKKEYMAELLSLLLKLFDNPEYLAHETITHGRTTIRDASLSFLGATTPKNIEEHLRSEKLWDEGLWSRFAILIPEHDPIYAEFPDELTMPPALLDGLKHLDLLFPKPDAELVDDVPEENIKRFVRIYNEHPPSAIRLAPGVMSLWKRYDKAVRFDLPNNGLPDTLYASYARFPGHVLRVAMILAAMDCPELPVMMQLDHLKRAITIVERWRSDLHRIWSDGIRSEETKLGDKLVGMLKASLSGLTVRDICRQTNQSKKEITEVLEVLRLAGQIDVLETKAANGRVMQLWRYSA
- a CDS encoding toprim domain-containing protein, translating into MIEHLSGDDFLSLVGQRTALRKVAATNGGEWAGACPLCGGKDRFRVQPHGDRGGRWWCRSCRDGQPWASDIDFVFLRDHGFIPSTDHPEWPALIKEAFATLGLTIEQSRPSTKVVPDPEPPNDCEPPAALWQQAALSFLGYAVDMLWKDGDSQPSPRTYLHQRGLTDHTLRAAAIGYNPKPLYRPLHKWGLTDPKKDGVWLPAGYVIPWFCDGQLWKLSIRQTTPRDEGMKYVTIAGSSNVPYGIDTFRAGRPGILVEGPIDALVAQQALGQFERHGQPLSGVAAIGTTQGRGFRWLVQYSLCQPLFIATDADQAGDKAAAYWLDIFKGKEVARMRPDPHDFGTMAVQCGMDLRSWIATHLDRWWTGDLAPSPIQSVA
- a CDS encoding ParM/StbA family protein, which translates into the protein MTTLVHGANIGHGYVKYTINAGDHEETIIFPALVAPASSTDGNLHDVPTVDVHGTLWWTGDDALLHPAPLSLRSQQRLYDRHIIPALVKGALQRLKQPCGGACVTGLPAAWSGERDLAVALGSRLRDAVATQYYHGTTLKTGIRVISEPLGALYGVLLDPSGAITTSGYEMSRVGVIDLGHNTVDACIVQAMNVVPESAISFELGSASPLQQLQTKISGRYNLDLTLHEVDHAVRAGYVRVAGEECDLPTGWDRPWLANGQQVADALVRAWGSGAKLAAIIVAGGGAEMPMLVQAIHQRFRQTIVAPNPQTAIARGYARRARRYEEFGQ